In Epinephelus lanceolatus isolate andai-2023 chromosome 13, ASM4190304v1, whole genome shotgun sequence, the following are encoded in one genomic region:
- the LOC117271021 gene encoding stefin-C-like, with product MSSGGGMPEADIFAWSETKDANEGTQEFCDKVKGEVVKQTGQNFADYKAVKYRNKNLCGGEHFVIKVQVGETDYIHLYVTRVTGIRHPESVPPSLQGVQQNKTKEDPLEPF from the exons ATGTCTTCAGGAGGTGGTATGCCAGAGGCGGACATATTTGCATGGAGCGAGACAAAGGATGCCAATGAGGGAACTCAGGAATTTTGTGATAAG GTGAAGGGAGAGGTGGTGAAACAAACAGGCCAAAACTTTGCAGATTACAAAGCAGTGAAATACAGGAATAAGAATCTGTGTGGAGGAGAACACTTTGTCATCAAG GTTCAAGTTGGAGAAACCGACTACATTCACCTGTATGTCACTCGTGTGACTGGGATTCGACACCCGGAGAGTGTACCTCCATCACTGCAAGGTGTACAGCAGAACAAAACCAAAGAGGACCCCCTGGAACCTTTTTAG